In Seonamhaeicola sp. S2-3, the genomic window TCAAGTTAATTAATTGTATGTTAGAATGTTATGTATTTTTTTACAACAGTGAATTTAACCAAGATTTGCATTAAATAAAAAGTAAAAAAAGGTAAAGGTTTATTTTCGTTGACCTTATAATGAGTATTTTTTGTTAAAATTCTTAAAATCATAGAAATATCATTCTTTAAGCGCGATAAGATTTAAAATTTTTTATAAAAAACATGAATAAATTAAATAAACACAGTAGTAGACTAACACAGGATGAGTCTCAACCAGCATCACAAGCTATGTTGTATGCCGTAGGATTGTCTGATGACGATATGAAAAAAGCACAAGTAGGTATTGCAAGCACAGGATATGATGGAAACCCGTGTAATATGCACTTAAATAATTTGGCTGCAGAGGTTAAAATTGAGTGTAAAATTGCAGATATGGTTGGTTTGGTGTTTAATACTATTGGTGTAAGTGATGGTATTTCAATGGGAACTTCGGGTATGAATTACTCGCTTGCTTCTAGAGATATAATTGCAGATTCTATAGAAACTGTTGTAAACGCTCAAAGTTATGATGCGCTAATTTCAGTAGTAGGATGTGATAAAAATATGCCAGGAGCTATTATAGCTATGTTGCGTTTAAATCGTCCGTCAATTATGATGTATGGCGGAACTATTGCCTCTGGAAATTATAAAGGGAGAAAACTAAATATTGTTTCGGCTTTTGAAGCTTTGGGGCAAAAAGTGGCAGGAGAAATTGATGAAGATGAATACAGGGAAATTATTAAAAGAGCCATTCCTGGAGCGGGAGCTTGTGGTGGTATGTACACAGCAAATACTATGGCGTCTGCTATAGAGTGTATGGGGCTTGCATTACCTTATAACTCTTCTATCCCAGCAGAAAATCCAAACAAATTATCAGAAAGCGAAAGAACAGCAAGAGCAGTTAAAAACTTATTAGAATTAGATTTAAAACCTTTAGATATTATTTCTAAAAAATCTATTGAAAATGCTATTGCATTAGTAAATGCCTTAGGAGGATCTACAAATGCCGTATTACACTTTTTAGCTATTGCACATGCTGCGGATATTGATTTTACTCTTGAAGATTTTCAACGTGTAAGTGATAGAACACCTTTAATAGCAGATTTAAAACCATCAGGAAAATACTTAATGGAGGATGTTCATGGTATTGGTGGTACACCTGCAGTAATGAAATATTTATTAGATAATGGTTATTTACATGGCGATTGTATGACCGTAACCGGAAAAACATTAGCCGAAAATTTAGCCGATGTAGAGCCACTTAAATTTGAAAACAATCAAGATGTTATTTATCCAAAAGATAAAGCATTAAAATCTTCAGGTAACTTACAAATTCTTTACGGAAACTTAGCGTCTGAGGGTGCTGTTGCTAAAATATCAGGTAATGAAGGCTTGGTATTTGAAGGAAAAGCAGTGGTTTATAACAGTGAACAAGAAGCCAATACAGGTATAGGTAATGGAGAAGTAGAGAAAGGAGATGTCGTCGTCATTAGGTATGTGGGTCCAAAAGGAGGTCCGGGAATGCCAGAAATGTTAAAACCAACTTCTATGATTATGGGAGCAGGTTTAGGCAAATCGGTAGCATTAATTACAGACGGACGATTTTCAGGCGGAACTCACGGGTTTGTTGTAGGGCATATTACCCCCGAAGCCCAATCAGGCGGAACCATAGCTTTAATTGAAACTGGTGATAGAATTAGAATTAGTGCAGAAGATAACTCTATAAACGTATTGTTATCTGATGAAGAATTAGCCGAAAGAAAAGCAAAATGGGTACAACCTGAATTAAAACACAAAAAAGGAATATTATATAAATATGCAAAATCGGTAGCATCGGCTTCAAAAGGTTGTGTTACGGATGCATTTTAAAACATTTTGTCATTCCGAATTTATTTCGGAATCTCATCAATAAAGTTGAGATTATGAGTAACACACAAACAATTAAGAAAGTAGAAAATAAGGCAGTGAAAACAGAACGCATTACTGGTAGCGAAGCCATTATTAAATGTTTAATAGCAGAAGGTGTAGATATCCTTTATGGTTACCCAGGTGGTGCTATTATGCCAGTTTACGATGAGTTA contains:
- the ilvD gene encoding dihydroxy-acid dehydratase — protein: MNKLNKHSSRLTQDESQPASQAMLYAVGLSDDDMKKAQVGIASTGYDGNPCNMHLNNLAAEVKIECKIADMVGLVFNTIGVSDGISMGTSGMNYSLASRDIIADSIETVVNAQSYDALISVVGCDKNMPGAIIAMLRLNRPSIMMYGGTIASGNYKGRKLNIVSAFEALGQKVAGEIDEDEYREIIKRAIPGAGACGGMYTANTMASAIECMGLALPYNSSIPAENPNKLSESERTARAVKNLLELDLKPLDIISKKSIENAIALVNALGGSTNAVLHFLAIAHAADIDFTLEDFQRVSDRTPLIADLKPSGKYLMEDVHGIGGTPAVMKYLLDNGYLHGDCMTVTGKTLAENLADVEPLKFENNQDVIYPKDKALKSSGNLQILYGNLASEGAVAKISGNEGLVFEGKAVVYNSEQEANTGIGNGEVEKGDVVVIRYVGPKGGPGMPEMLKPTSMIMGAGLGKSVALITDGRFSGGTHGFVVGHITPEAQSGGTIALIETGDRIRISAEDNSINVLLSDEELAERKAKWVQPELKHKKGILYKYAKSVASASKGCVTDAF